One Streptomyces drozdowiczii DNA segment encodes these proteins:
- a CDS encoding MarR family transcriptional regulator, producing MKIGEEAIPTESLGKRQMSTRSVLIVMLDIYAHPDTTVGEIATRSGLPQSAVSACVARLRETGSVVTRTDARDRRRTLVRQNPEVTDRRAEVAATRVDEALATALGTEDPVEVTEVIALLEALARRLSPEVLARLAPDPA from the coding sequence ATGAAGATCGGTGAGGAAGCCATTCCCACCGAAAGCCTTGGCAAGCGGCAGATGAGCACACGGTCGGTCCTGATCGTGATGCTCGACATCTACGCGCACCCGGACACGACGGTCGGTGAGATCGCCACCCGTTCCGGTCTGCCGCAGAGTGCTGTGTCCGCCTGCGTGGCGCGGTTGCGGGAGACCGGCTCGGTGGTCACCCGGACCGACGCCCGCGACCGCCGCCGGACCCTGGTCCGCCAGAACCCCGAGGTGACCGACCGCCGTGCGGAGGTCGCCGCGACGCGGGTGGACGAGGCCCTGGCCACGGCGCTGGGGACCGAGGACCCGGTGGAGGTGACCGAGGTGATCGCCCTGCTGGAGGCCCTGGCCCGGCGGCTGTCGCCGGAGGTGCTGGCCCGGCTGGCGCCCGATCCGGCCTGA